The proteins below come from a single Isoptericola dokdonensis DS-3 genomic window:
- a CDS encoding PspA/IM30 family protein, producing the protein MTQKQSILGRMSQLAKANINALLDRAEDPAKMIDQLIRDYTNNIAEAEQAIAQTIGNLRLAEQDYHEDVQSVQEWGAKALAASRKADEYRSGGDPVNADKFDQLAKVALRKQLDAEGEVRAAQPMIEQQRVTVDKLKTGLGQMKDRLGELKSKRDQLVARQKAAQAQQAVQGAIGSINVMDPTSELSRFEEAVRREEAQAMGQAEIAASSLESQFAELEGSMQDVELEARLAALKSGTPTPQIES; encoded by the coding sequence ATGACGCAGAAGCAGAGCATCCTCGGGCGTATGAGCCAGCTCGCGAAGGCCAACATCAACGCGCTGCTGGACCGCGCCGAGGACCCGGCCAAGATGATCGACCAGCTCATCCGGGACTACACGAACAACATCGCCGAGGCCGAGCAGGCCATCGCGCAGACCATCGGCAACCTGCGGCTCGCCGAGCAGGACTACCACGAGGACGTCCAGTCCGTGCAGGAGTGGGGCGCCAAGGCGCTGGCCGCGTCCCGCAAGGCCGACGAGTACCGCTCCGGCGGCGACCCCGTCAACGCCGACAAGTTCGACCAGCTCGCCAAGGTGGCCCTGCGCAAGCAGCTCGACGCCGAGGGCGAGGTGCGTGCCGCCCAGCCGATGATCGAGCAGCAGCGCGTCACCGTCGACAAGCTCAAGACCGGCCTGGGCCAGATGAAGGACCGCCTCGGCGAGCTGAAGAGCAAGCGCGACCAGCTCGTCGCCCGGCAGAAGGCCGCCCAGGCGCAGCAGGCCGTCCAGGGCGCGATCGGCTCGATCAACGTCATGGACCCCACGAGCGAGCTGTCCCGCTTCGAGGAGGCCGTGCGTCGTGAGGAGGCCCAGGCGATGGGCCAGGCCGAGATCGCGGCGTCGTCGCTGGAGTCGCAGTTCGCCGAGCTCGAGGGTTCGATGCAGGACGTCGAGCTCGAGGCGCGTCTCGCCGCGCTGAAGTCGGGCACGCCGACGCCGCAGATCGAGTCCTGA
- a CDS encoding TPM domain-containing protein — MPSPLTGRRRPAAPSVVVLLLALLLGLPGTAAHAEAPLRDLEGDVTDVAGVLDDAGLEQVQASLDELAEQTSYQLFVVYVERFDGTDGRAWADQTANNARLGPDDLLLAVATEDRLYGMSVDQNVALDDDQLDVVRDAAVDELRDDDWAGATVAAVDAVLAQTTVDEPDTSGLPLGWLVAAGGLVLVVVVVLVVRSRRRDRDLTSRGAEAARSRSGRQVDPLAGLDLDELRRRTGSALVAVDDAVRSSAQELAFAEAEFGVDATRDFAAVLDTAREQVAAAFALRGSVTDVPGGVDPAHEHAVLRDVVGRCAAASAALEAQARAFDDLRALQSRAPQVLDEAAARSDELEARIEVTRSVLSGLTRTYPATALASVTGNPDQAATLIAGARAAVEAGRAALGRRTKGVAVAEARAAQAALDQAGSLLDAVDSADRNLAHAATSLDKAVASVTQDLVDADRLAPDEPVVRAAAAEARQAAAQAQDARDGGDPLAALSRLAIAEAALDATLAPLRQQAESDARARALVRDVLGRVDVRLRTTQDFVTTRRGAVGAEARGLLAEATRLAGEAAGQTDPHAALGTAQQAERVADAAAAAAHADAEAWSARQAGPSRSHGTRSPGLGGMVLGGILLDSVLSGGGRGRRPSAPRGYGGARGMGASRGRARGGRGGGAGRGRRSGGGRF, encoded by the coding sequence ATGCCGTCCCCCCTGACCGGGCGGCGACGCCCGGCCGCACCGTCCGTCGTCGTGCTCCTGCTGGCACTGCTGCTCGGCCTGCCGGGCACGGCCGCGCACGCCGAGGCACCGCTGCGCGACCTCGAGGGGGACGTGACGGACGTCGCGGGGGTGCTCGACGACGCGGGCCTCGAGCAGGTGCAGGCGTCGTTGGACGAGCTCGCCGAGCAGACGTCGTACCAGCTGTTCGTCGTGTACGTGGAGCGGTTCGACGGCACGGACGGGCGGGCCTGGGCGGACCAGACGGCGAACAACGCCCGCCTCGGGCCGGACGACCTGCTGCTGGCGGTCGCCACGGAGGACCGGCTGTACGGGATGAGCGTGGACCAGAACGTCGCGCTCGACGACGACCAGCTCGACGTGGTGCGTGACGCCGCGGTGGACGAGCTGCGGGACGACGACTGGGCGGGCGCGACCGTCGCCGCGGTGGACGCGGTCCTCGCGCAGACGACGGTCGACGAGCCCGACACCTCGGGACTCCCCCTCGGATGGCTGGTGGCGGCCGGCGGGCTCGTGCTGGTCGTCGTGGTGGTGCTGGTCGTCCGGTCCCGGCGGCGGGACCGCGACCTGACGTCGCGGGGCGCCGAGGCGGCACGGAGCCGGTCGGGTCGCCAGGTGGACCCGCTGGCCGGCCTGGACCTGGACGAGCTGCGGCGCCGGACCGGCAGCGCGCTCGTCGCGGTCGACGACGCGGTGCGGTCGTCCGCGCAGGAGCTGGCGTTCGCCGAGGCGGAGTTCGGCGTGGACGCGACCCGGGACTTCGCCGCCGTGCTCGACACGGCGCGCGAGCAGGTCGCGGCGGCGTTCGCGCTGCGCGGTTCGGTCACCGACGTGCCGGGCGGCGTGGATCCGGCGCACGAGCACGCGGTCCTGCGGGACGTCGTCGGGCGTTGCGCCGCGGCGTCCGCGGCCCTGGAGGCGCAGGCCCGCGCGTTCGACGACCTGCGGGCCCTGCAGTCCCGGGCGCCGCAGGTGCTCGACGAGGCGGCGGCACGCTCCGACGAGCTCGAGGCCCGCATCGAGGTGACGCGCAGCGTGCTGTCCGGGCTCACCCGCACGTACCCGGCGACGGCGCTCGCGTCGGTCACGGGCAACCCCGACCAGGCGGCGACGCTGATCGCGGGGGCCCGTGCCGCGGTGGAGGCGGGTCGAGCCGCGCTCGGCCGGCGGACGAAGGGGGTGGCGGTCGCCGAGGCGCGGGCCGCGCAGGCCGCGCTCGACCAGGCGGGCTCGCTGCTCGATGCCGTCGACTCGGCGGACCGGAACCTCGCGCACGCGGCGACGTCCCTGGACAAGGCCGTCGCGTCGGTCACGCAGGACCTCGTGGACGCCGACCGGCTCGCCCCCGACGAACCGGTCGTGCGGGCCGCGGCCGCCGAGGCGCGCCAGGCCGCGGCCCAGGCGCAGGACGCCCGCGACGGCGGCGACCCGCTCGCGGCCCTGTCCCGCCTCGCCATCGCCGAGGCGGCGCTCGACGCCACGCTCGCACCCCTGCGCCAGCAGGCCGAGTCCGACGCCCGCGCCCGGGCGCTCGTGCGCGACGTGCTCGGTCGGGTCGACGTGCGGCTGCGCACGACGCAGGACTTCGTCACGACCCGGCGCGGCGCCGTCGGTGCGGAGGCCCGCGGCCTGCTCGCCGAGGCGACCCGGCTCGCGGGCGAGGCCGCCGGCCAGACCGACCCGCACGCCGCCCTCGGCACCGCCCAGCAGGCCGAGCGGGTCGCGGACGCCGCCGCGGCGGCCGCGCACGCCGACGCCGAGGCGTGGTCCGCGCGGCAGGCCGGGCCGTCCCGCTCGCACGGGACACGGTCCCCCGGCCTGGGCGGGATGGTGCTCGGCGGCATCCTCCTCGACTCCGTGCTGTCGGGCGGCGGGCGTGGCCGCCGCCCGTCCGCACCCCGGGGGTACGGTGGCGCCCGGGGCATGGGTGCCTCGCGCGGTCGTGCCCGCGGCGGGCGCGGCGGCGGTGCCGGGCGTGGTCGTCGCAGCGGCGGCGGCCGGTTCTGA
- a CDS encoding AI-2E family transporter, which translates to MSDDVAPSPDRPLQHDSSRPPRWVPRVLVMGAVAVFVAAWTWSALGQLSTIFVYLLISFFVALALEPIVVWLVRHGWRRGVAAGTALFGSVIVAVVVLAMFGNLFVQQLVQLVESLPSLYASVRQWAESTFDVTWPPSDELLTQLLDEYGTDVASGTIAVGATIVGFVFAALTIGLVTYYLMAAGPQFRVAVCRWLTPDRQTEVLRLWEITQVKVSDFISSRIVLAALSAAFTAVFLVIMGTPYALPLALFTGVVSQFVPTIGTYIGGALPVAVALTSQGLPQALGVLAFIIAYQQLENLYFSPKVSARALEMNPAVSFVAVLAFGAVFGALGAFLALPIAATIQAVGNTYLQRHELVDSDMLRDPVPDPDTPRGGRRERNRRAAREAARTVDERQADGLD; encoded by the coding sequence TGCAGCACGACTCGAGCCGCCCGCCGCGCTGGGTGCCGCGGGTGCTCGTCATGGGCGCGGTGGCGGTGTTCGTCGCGGCGTGGACGTGGTCGGCGCTGGGCCAGCTGAGCACCATCTTCGTGTACCTGCTGATCTCGTTCTTCGTGGCCCTCGCCCTGGAGCCGATCGTGGTGTGGCTGGTGCGCCACGGCTGGCGGCGCGGTGTGGCGGCGGGGACGGCGCTGTTCGGGTCGGTGATCGTGGCCGTCGTGGTGCTGGCGATGTTCGGCAACCTGTTCGTGCAGCAGCTGGTGCAGCTGGTGGAGTCCCTGCCGTCGCTGTACGCGTCGGTGCGGCAGTGGGCGGAGTCCACGTTCGACGTCACGTGGCCGCCGTCGGACGAGCTGCTGACGCAGCTGCTCGACGAGTACGGGACGGACGTCGCGTCGGGCACGATCGCGGTGGGCGCGACGATCGTCGGGTTCGTGTTCGCGGCGCTGACGATCGGGCTGGTGACGTACTACCTCATGGCGGCGGGCCCGCAGTTCCGGGTGGCGGTGTGCCGGTGGTTGACGCCGGACCGGCAGACGGAGGTGCTGCGGCTGTGGGAGATCACGCAGGTGAAGGTGTCGGACTTCATCAGCTCACGGATCGTGCTCGCAGCGCTGTCGGCGGCGTTCACCGCCGTGTTCCTGGTCATCATGGGGACGCCGTACGCGCTGCCGCTGGCGCTGTTCACGGGCGTGGTCTCGCAGTTCGTGCCGACGATCGGCACCTACATCGGCGGGGCGCTCCCGGTGGCGGTGGCCCTGACGTCCCAGGGGCTGCCGCAGGCGCTGGGCGTCCTGGCGTTCATCATCGCCTACCAGCAGCTGGAGAACCTGTACTTCTCCCCGAAGGTGTCGGCGCGGGCGCTGGAGATGAACCCGGCGGTGAGCTTCGTCGCGGTGCTGGCGTTCGGTGCCGTGTTCGGGGCGCTGGGCGCGTTCCTGGCGCTGCCGATCGCGGCGACCATCCAGGCGGTGGGCAACACGTACCTGCAGCGGCACGAGCTCGTCGACTCGGACATGCTGCGCGACCCGGTGCCGGACCCCGACACCCCGCGGGGGGGCCGCCGGGAGCGGAACCGGCGTGCGGCGCGCGAGGCGGCCCGCACCGTGGACGAGCGGCAGGCCGACGGCCTCGACTGA